One region of Aurantimonas sp. HBX-1 genomic DNA includes:
- a CDS encoding PIN domain-containing protein: MNAYLLDTTVLSIYLDPTHPHHAEKGQSLAALPPESPRFISAVALAELGFGTKLAAVIGKGNLPALEAMIVQARSHAVLDITHHTAAVYAEVKARIAQKYLAKMLRKDRPKYIEEWVDKATGQKLGIDENDLWMCAQAKERDLVFVTADGRMKRIPDADPDIRMLTI, encoded by the coding sequence ATGAATGCATACCTTCTCGATACGACGGTCCTGTCGATCTACCTTGATCCGACGCACCCTCACCATGCTGAGAAAGGTCAGTCCCTTGCAGCGTTACCCCCGGAAAGTCCCCGGTTCATTTCCGCGGTCGCCTTGGCTGAACTCGGTTTCGGGACGAAGCTCGCCGCCGTGATCGGCAAAGGCAATCTGCCGGCGCTTGAGGCGATGATCGTCCAAGCGCGTTCACATGCGGTGCTAGATATCACCCATCACACTGCTGCCGTATATGCAGAAGTAAAGGCGCGCATTGCGCAGAAATATCTAGCGAAAATGCTGCGCAAAGACCGTCCAAAGTATATCGAGGAGTGGGTCGACAAGGCGACGGGCCAAAAGCTCGGTATTGACGAGAACGATCTCTGGATGTGCGCCCAAGCCAAGGAACGCGATTTGGTCTTTGTCACTGCCGACGGCCGCATGAAGCGCATCCCGGACGCCGACCCGGATATCCGAATGCTTACGATATAA
- a CDS encoding class I SAM-dependent DNA methyltransferase, with translation MNAVECIAQAARDIGYRAEAVVLDYAFADVLSDANTTRTVQLAAFTRTPPSYRSAALAVVNSRGHRAIDLVKQHRALGAPLLFVIEHDDVTVWEVRSDAPPRAIEKVTVTDIAELFGRNQANWHPDAIHRAKSIGASGTGYQLDFVDVGLLPTIESEIHLKLDRLLVETLDRVRQAPSGDRLDARTLFRVVFRLLAAKVLQDRRHPYADGWDANDLGSVLAGIESYYALAPIAGQANTALPRIFDAAWRHLQGGISFSNISSDDLAFVYENTLITPETRKLFGTHSTPRQVAEYVVQRLELHRHKPEDLRIYEPFAGAGVFLVSVLRHLRDLLPVEWSDQERHDFLIGHISGDEVDPFACEVATLSLILADYPNHNGWHVKEADLFADGVLAQRIGESNVIVCNPPFEAFSAADKGRYAVARETHSKAIAALSAAIDGKPLALGFVLPRSFILERQFAEQRRRIENLYSTVEILKLPDGIFGASDVETSAVIARDLRGSDAGTIALRSSEVAERDRSAFLKTGRATVHRELVRAIDKQPEGQLWIPPLNDLWDYLEDYPNLASVLKPSRGLEWTYHQDQATSENEKPGYRLGYANARHLQQYNQPRPLWLDFRSDHLRRGAAHDWMHPKLVASATRLSRGAWCIGAFVDTAGLLCSQQFFGLWPKRALAEQELAALGGVLNGPVANAYLAINSPKDRFRTSVVGSVPIPALLPAKLTDLVGSYLELLRNPLILGDVDTRLAGLLSQIDAAVLEAYDLPLRLERQLLAFFEGSERPVAHPWTHWNAAYPMPGLSLAERLSGRFNAGGDWVGKIFKPLPKEQALLLRDYVA, from the coding sequence GTGAACGCGGTCGAGTGCATCGCGCAAGCGGCTCGCGACATCGGCTATCGCGCGGAGGCAGTCGTGCTTGACTATGCCTTCGCGGATGTGTTGAGCGACGCCAATACGACGCGGACTGTCCAACTCGCTGCCTTTACGCGCACGCCGCCTTCTTACCGGTCCGCCGCACTCGCCGTCGTCAATAGCAGAGGCCACCGCGCTATCGATCTCGTGAAACAGCATCGTGCCTTAGGGGCACCTCTGCTGTTCGTTATCGAGCACGACGACGTTACCGTCTGGGAGGTGCGAAGCGACGCGCCACCACGCGCGATCGAAAAGGTTACGGTCACTGATATCGCCGAGCTATTCGGGCGCAATCAGGCGAATTGGCATCCCGACGCTATTCACCGGGCAAAATCGATCGGTGCTTCGGGAACGGGATATCAGCTCGATTTTGTCGACGTAGGTCTTCTGCCCACGATCGAAAGCGAAATTCATCTCAAGCTGGATCGTCTTCTAGTCGAAACCCTCGATCGGGTACGCCAGGCGCCGAGCGGCGACCGCCTCGACGCGCGCACATTGTTTCGCGTCGTTTTCCGCTTGCTGGCGGCTAAGGTTCTGCAGGACCGTCGCCACCCCTATGCCGATGGTTGGGATGCGAATGATCTGGGATCGGTGCTGGCGGGCATCGAGAGCTATTATGCGCTCGCGCCAATCGCAGGCCAAGCGAACACTGCGCTGCCGCGAATCTTCGATGCGGCATGGCGGCATTTGCAAGGCGGCATCAGCTTTTCCAACATCTCGTCAGACGACCTTGCTTTCGTCTACGAGAACACGCTGATCACGCCGGAAACGCGGAAGCTGTTCGGGACCCACAGCACGCCGCGCCAAGTCGCCGAGTATGTGGTCCAGCGGCTCGAGCTCCACAGGCATAAGCCTGAAGATCTAAGGATTTATGAGCCGTTCGCGGGCGCCGGAGTTTTTCTCGTCTCGGTGCTGCGCCACCTGCGCGACCTTTTGCCGGTAGAGTGGTCGGATCAGGAACGGCACGACTTTCTAATCGGCCATATTTCAGGCGATGAGGTTGATCCTTTCGCCTGCGAAGTCGCGACATTGTCGCTGATCCTTGCCGACTATCCCAATCACAATGGCTGGCACGTGAAGGAGGCCGACCTCTTCGCCGATGGCGTGCTGGCGCAGCGGATCGGGGAGAGCAACGTGATCGTTTGCAATCCACCCTTCGAAGCCTTTAGTGCCGCCGACAAGGGGCGCTACGCAGTCGCCCGGGAAACGCACTCCAAGGCGATCGCGGCGCTGAGCGCGGCAATCGACGGCAAGCCTCTCGCCTTGGGTTTTGTCCTTCCGCGATCATTCATCTTGGAGCGTCAATTCGCTGAACAGCGTCGCAGGATCGAAAATCTCTACAGCACCGTCGAAATCCTTAAACTTCCCGACGGTATTTTCGGCGCATCGGATGTCGAGACCTCTGCCGTTATTGCCCGCGATCTGCGTGGGTCCGATGCCGGGACGATAGCCCTGCGTTCAAGCGAGGTGGCAGAGCGTGACCGCTCGGCCTTCCTGAAGACGGGGAGGGCTACGGTCCATCGCGAGCTTGTACGAGCTATCGACAAGCAACCTGAGGGCCAACTGTGGATACCGCCGCTCAATGATTTGTGGGACTATCTGGAAGATTATCCGAACCTGGCGTCGGTTCTGAAGCCGAGCCGGGGGCTGGAATGGACTTATCATCAAGACCAAGCAACGAGTGAGAACGAAAAGCCGGGGTACCGGTTAGGCTACGCAAATGCGCGCCATCTTCAGCAATATAACCAGCCACGGCCCCTATGGCTCGATTTCCGATCTGACCATCTTCGCAGGGGCGCCGCGCACGACTGGATGCACCCCAAGCTTGTGGCAAGCGCAACCCGGCTAAGCCGCGGCGCTTGGTGTATCGGGGCTTTCGTCGATACAGCCGGCCTCCTGTGCTCACAGCAATTTTTTGGATTGTGGCCAAAGAGAGCGCTCGCGGAGCAAGAACTTGCGGCCTTGGGCGGTGTCCTCAACGGTCCAGTTGCAAACGCCTATTTAGCGATCAACTCGCCCAAGGATCGATTTCGAACGTCCGTGGTAGGAAGTGTCCCGATCCCAGCATTGCTGCCCGCAAAGCTGACAGACCTGGTCGGCAGCTATTTGGAGCTGCTGCGCAATCCGTTGATCTTGGGAGACGTCGATACGCGGCTTGCCGGCCTATTATCGCAGATTGATGCCGCCGTTCTGGAAGCATACGATCTGCCGTTGCGTCTTGAGCGGCAGTTACTGGCCTTCTTCGAAGGGTCCGAGCGGCCAGTTGCTCACCCCTGGACGCACTGGAATGCCGCATATCCCATGCCGGGCCTGAGCCTGGCCGAACGACTGTCAGGCCGGTTCAATGCCGGAGGGGATTGGGTAGGCAAGATATTTAAGCCTCTACCCAAAGAGCAGGCCTTGCTTCTCCGCGATTATGTGGCTTGA
- a CDS encoding cob(I)yrinic acid a,c-diamide adenosyltransferase translates to MVKLNRIYTRTGDAGETGLGNGERRLKSDLRVETYGTVDELNAVIGLARLSADAALDAMLARIQNELFDLGAELATPLTGEPLGYEPLKIIASQVERLEREIDAMNERLEPLKSFVLPAGSAAAAHLHLARTVARRAERLMVALGRVETVEAVALAYVNRLSDHLFVASRIANDDGRADVLWVPGQSR, encoded by the coding sequence ATGGTCAAGCTCAACAGGATCTACACGCGCACCGGCGATGCCGGGGAGACCGGGCTCGGCAATGGCGAGCGGCGGCTGAAGTCGGATCTTCGGGTCGAGACCTACGGCACGGTGGACGAGCTGAACGCGGTGATCGGGCTGGCGCGCCTCTCCGCCGACGCGGCGCTCGACGCGATGCTGGCGCGGATCCAGAACGAATTGTTCGATCTCGGCGCGGAGCTGGCGACGCCGCTGACCGGCGAGCCGCTCGGCTACGAGCCGCTGAAGATCATTGCCTCGCAGGTCGAGCGGCTGGAGCGCGAGATCGACGCGATGAACGAGCGGCTGGAGCCGCTGAAGAGTTTCGTGCTGCCGGCGGGCTCGGCGGCGGCGGCGCATCTGCACCTGGCGCGGACCGTGGCGCGGCGGGCCGAGCGGCTGATGGTGGCGCTGGGGCGGGTCGAGACCGTCGAGGCCGTGGCGCTCGCCTATGTCAACCGGCTGTCGGACCATCTGTTCGTCGCCTCGCGCATCGCCAATGACGACGGGCGGGCGGACGTGCTCTGGGTGCCGGGGCAGAGCCGCTAG
- a CDS encoding electron transfer flavoprotein subunit beta/FixA family protein produces MKVLVAVKRVVDYNVKIRVKPDGTGVDLANVKMSMNPFDEIAVEAAIRLKEAGTVSEIVAVSVGPQQAQETIRTALAMGADRGILVKTDQPTEPLAVAKILKGVVEEEKPDLVIVGKQAIDDDCNQTGQMLAALLGWSQGTFANRIEIADGRAVVTREVDGGLQVVDLSLPAIVTTDLRLNEPRYASLPNIMKAKKKPLEEKTPEGYGVDIAPRLEIVRTAEPKGRDAGIKVASVDELIDKLKNEAGLL; encoded by the coding sequence ATGAAGGTCCTCGTCGCCGTCAAGCGCGTGGTCGACTACAACGTCAAGATCCGGGTCAAGCCGGACGGCACGGGCGTCGACCTCGCCAACGTCAAGATGAGCATGAACCCGTTCGACGAGATCGCCGTCGAGGCGGCGATAAGGCTGAAGGAAGCCGGCACGGTGAGCGAGATCGTCGCCGTCTCCGTCGGCCCGCAACAGGCGCAGGAGACGATCCGCACGGCCTTGGCGATGGGCGCCGACCGCGGCATTCTGGTCAAGACCGACCAGCCGACCGAGCCGCTCGCCGTGGCGAAGATCCTGAAAGGCGTGGTCGAGGAGGAAAAGCCCGACCTCGTCATCGTCGGCAAGCAGGCGATCGACGACGACTGCAACCAGACCGGCCAGATGCTGGCGGCGCTGCTCGGCTGGAGCCAGGGCACCTTCGCCAACAGAATAGAGATCGCCGACGGCCGCGCGGTGGTGACGCGCGAGGTGGACGGCGGGCTGCAGGTGGTGGACCTCTCGCTGCCGGCGATCGTGACCACGGATCTCAGGCTCAACGAGCCGCGCTACGCCTCGCTGCCGAACATCATGAAGGCGAAGAAGAAGCCGCTCGAGGAGAAAACGCCGGAAGGCTACGGCGTCGACATCGCGCCGCGGCTGGAGATCGTCCGGACGGCCGAGCCGAAGGGCCGTGACGCCGGCATCAAGGTGGCGAGCGTCGACGAGCTGATCGACAAGCTGAAGAACGAAGCCGGCCTGCTCTGA
- a CDS encoding electron transfer flavoprotein subunit alpha/FixB family protein gives MTTLLIAEHDNAVLSDQTAKTLTAASQLGGDVHVLVAGSGSAAVAEAAAKLAGVAKVLHADAEVYANGLAEPLADLVVGLAGGYDAIVVPATTGGKNVAPRIAALLDVMQVSDVTAVEGPDTFVRPIYAGNAMQTVKSRDAKKVITVRTSAFQAAGEGGSAPVETVAAAGDPGLSRFVEDRLAHSERPELTSAKIILSGGRALGSKEKFEEYLLPLADKLGAAIGASRAAVDAGYAPNDWQVGQTGKVVAPDLYIAVGISGAIQHLAGMKDSKVIVAINKDEEAPIFQVSDYGLVGDLFQILPELKDKL, from the coding sequence ATGACCACGCTTCTCATCGCCGAACACGACAATGCGGTCCTGTCGGACCAGACGGCCAAGACGCTGACCGCCGCTAGCCAGCTGGGCGGGGACGTGCACGTGCTCGTCGCGGGCTCGGGCTCGGCCGCCGTGGCGGAGGCCGCCGCCAAGCTCGCCGGCGTCGCCAAGGTGCTGCATGCCGACGCCGAGGTTTACGCGAACGGCCTCGCCGAGCCGCTGGCGGACCTCGTGGTGGGGCTCGCCGGCGGCTACGACGCCATCGTCGTGCCGGCGACCACCGGCGGCAAGAACGTCGCGCCGCGCATCGCCGCGCTGCTCGACGTGATGCAGGTCTCGGACGTGACGGCGGTCGAGGGGCCGGATACGTTCGTGCGGCCGATCTATGCCGGCAACGCCATGCAGACGGTGAAGTCGCGCGACGCCAAGAAGGTGATCACGGTGCGCACCTCGGCGTTCCAGGCGGCGGGCGAGGGCGGCTCGGCGCCGGTCGAGACGGTGGCGGCGGCGGGCGATCCCGGCCTGTCGCGCTTCGTCGAGGACAGACTCGCGCACAGCGAGCGGCCGGAGCTGACCAGCGCCAAGATCATCCTGTCGGGCGGGCGGGCGCTCGGCTCGAAGGAGAAGTTCGAGGAATATCTCCTGCCGCTCGCCGACAAGCTGGGCGCGGCGATCGGCGCCTCGCGCGCCGCGGTGGACGCCGGCTACGCGCCGAACGACTGGCAGGTCGGCCAGACCGGCAAGGTGGTGGCGCCCGACCTCTACATCGCCGTCGGCATCTCCGGCGCCATCCAGCACCTCGCCGGCATGAAGGATTCCAAGGTGATCGTGGCGATCAACAAGGACGAGGAGGCGCCGATCTTCCAGGTCTCCGACTACGGCCTGGTCGGCGACCTGTTCCAGATCCTGCCGGAGCTGAAGGACAAGCTCTGA
- a CDS encoding 3-hydroxybutyryl-CoA dehydrogenase yields the protein MDKGIETIGIVGAGQMGAGIAHVTALAGHAVTLYDISEERLQEGLKRLDASLERKLASQKITAAERDAAFARVTTTTDPAGLGGLDLVIEAATEDETVKRKIYREICPHLSPETILATNTSSISITRLAAATDRPERFMGIHFMNPVPVMMLVELVRGIATGDATFEAARGFIASLEKTITVSEDFPAFIVNRILLPMINEAIYVLYEGVGSVESIDTAMKLGANHPMGPLQLADFIGLDTCLSIMQVLHDGLADSKYRPCPLLVKYVEAGWLGRKTGRGFYDYRGETPVPTR from the coding sequence ATGGACAAGGGCATCGAGACAATCGGCATCGTCGGCGCCGGGCAGATGGGCGCGGGGATCGCCCATGTCACGGCGCTCGCCGGCCACGCGGTGACGCTCTACGACATTTCCGAGGAGCGGCTGCAGGAGGGGCTGAAGCGGCTCGACGCCTCGCTGGAGCGCAAGCTCGCCTCGCAGAAGATCACCGCGGCGGAGCGCGACGCGGCGTTCGCCCGCGTGACGACGACGACCGACCCGGCGGGGCTCGGCGGCCTCGACCTCGTCATCGAGGCGGCGACCGAGGACGAGACGGTCAAGCGCAAGATCTACCGCGAGATCTGCCCGCATCTCTCCCCCGAGACGATTCTGGCCACCAACACCTCGTCGATCTCGATCACCCGGCTCGCGGCGGCGACCGACCGGCCCGAGCGGTTCATGGGCATCCACTTCATGAACCCGGTGCCGGTGATGATGCTGGTCGAGCTGGTGCGCGGCATCGCCACCGGCGACGCCACCTTCGAGGCGGCGCGCGGCTTCATCGCCTCGCTGGAGAAGACCATCACCGTGTCGGAGGATTTTCCGGCCTTCATCGTCAACCGCATCCTGCTGCCGATGATCAACGAGGCGATCTACGTGCTCTACGAGGGCGTCGGCTCGGTGGAATCGATCGACACGGCGATGAAGCTCGGCGCCAACCACCCGATGGGCCCGCTGCAGCTCGCCGACTTCATCGGCCTCGATACCTGCCTGTCGATCATGCAGGTGCTGCATGACGGGCTGGCCGATTCCAAGTACCGGCCGTGCCCGCTGCTGGTGAAATATGTCGAGGCCGGCTGGCTCGGCCGCAAGACCGGCCGCGGCTTCTACGACTATCGCGGCGAGACGCCGGTCCCGACACGGTAG
- a CDS encoding TlpA disulfide reductase family protein: MSDETPKASNGRRLGLVAAVALLCGVAAGGAVLYVSETRSGNEVAANCPLDETLSAALDANARGEVAAVQPLDTPFDVSAIAFKDGDGNAASLADFAGTTLLVNLWATWCGPCREEMPALDALERDEGGEDFAVVPINVDMGDPQKPKDFYTETGLTALPFFRDETMGVFNDLKGQGVAFGLPISLLVGPDGCARAAINGPAAWASPDAVRLLDVVRESEAGA; the protein is encoded by the coding sequence ATGTCCGACGAAACACCGAAGGCTTCGAACGGGCGGCGGCTGGGTCTCGTCGCGGCAGTGGCGCTGTTGTGCGGCGTCGCGGCGGGGGGAGCCGTCCTATACGTGAGCGAAACCCGGTCTGGCAACGAAGTCGCGGCGAACTGCCCGCTGGACGAGACGCTGTCGGCCGCGCTCGACGCCAACGCCCGCGGCGAGGTCGCGGCGGTGCAGCCGCTCGATACGCCCTTCGACGTCTCCGCCATCGCCTTCAAGGACGGTGACGGCAACGCGGCGAGCCTCGCCGACTTCGCCGGCACCACCCTCCTGGTCAATCTCTGGGCCACCTGGTGCGGCCCCTGCCGCGAGGAGATGCCGGCCCTCGACGCGCTGGAGCGCGACGAAGGCGGCGAGGACTTCGCCGTCGTGCCGATCAATGTCGACATGGGCGACCCGCAGAAGCCGAAGGATTTCTACACCGAGACCGGCCTGACCGCCCTGCCCTTCTTCCGCGACGAGACGATGGGCGTGTTCAACGACCTCAAGGGCCAGGGCGTCGCCTTCGGCCTGCCGATCTCCCTCCTCGTCGGCCCCGACGGCTGCGCCCGCGCCGCCATCAACGGCCCCGCCGCCTGGGCGAGCCCGGATGCCGTGCGGCTGCTCGACGTGGTGCGGGAGAGCGAGGCGGGGGCGTGA
- the argH gene encoding argininosuccinate lyase — MSDKISNEMWGGRFASGPAAIMEEINASIDFDKRLYGEDIDGSKAHAAMLGAQKIITAEDAALIRDGLETIRGEIADGKFAFSRQREDIHMNVEARLAELIGPAAGRLHTARSRNDQVAVDFRLHVKSALASLAEALEAFIAALLDKADAHAGTVMPGFTHLQVAQPVTFGHHCLAYVEMASRDLSRCRDALERMDECPLGAAALAGTGFPIDRHATAAALGFREPTRNSLDSVSDRDFALEFLSIAAICATHLSRLAEEIVIWSTPQFGFIRLSDAFSTGSSIMPQKRNPDAAELVRAKPGRINGALISLLTVMKGLPLTYSKDMQEDKEQVFDAIDSLSLALAAATGMVRDMTVNVEAMRRAAGHGYATATDLADWLVREAGLPFREAHHVTGRAVATAEAQGVGLEALPFEALHAIDPRITRDVYSVLGVDASVESRTSFGGTAPDNVRAQIAYWRGRLGKTAR; from the coding sequence ATGAGCGATAAGATCAGCAACGAGATGTGGGGCGGTCGTTTCGCCTCGGGGCCCGCCGCGATCATGGAGGAGATCAACGCGTCGATCGATTTCGACAAGCGTCTATATGGCGAGGATATCGACGGTTCGAAAGCCCATGCGGCGATGCTGGGCGCGCAGAAGATCATCACGGCCGAGGATGCGGCGCTGATCCGCGACGGGCTGGAGACGATCCGGGGCGAGATCGCCGACGGGAAATTCGCCTTCTCGCGGCAGCGCGAGGACATCCACATGAATGTCGAGGCGCGGCTCGCCGAACTGATCGGGCCCGCCGCCGGGCGGCTGCACACGGCGCGCTCGCGCAACGACCAGGTGGCGGTGGATTTCCGCCTGCACGTGAAGTCGGCGCTGGCCTCGCTGGCCGAAGCGCTGGAAGCCTTCATCGCGGCGCTGCTCGACAAGGCCGACGCGCATGCCGGCACGGTGATGCCGGGCTTCACGCATCTGCAGGTGGCGCAGCCGGTGACCTTCGGCCATCACTGCCTCGCCTATGTCGAGATGGCCTCGCGCGACCTGTCGCGCTGCCGCGACGCGCTGGAGCGGATGGACGAATGTCCGCTCGGCGCGGCGGCGCTCGCCGGCACCGGGTTTCCCATCGACCGCCACGCGACGGCGGCGGCGCTCGGCTTCCGCGAGCCGACGCGCAACTCGCTGGATTCGGTCTCGGACCGCGACTTCGCGCTGGAATTCCTGTCGATCGCGGCGATCTGTGCGACCCATCTGTCGCGGCTCGCCGAGGAGATCGTCATCTGGTCGACGCCGCAATTCGGCTTCATCCGGCTGTCCGACGCGTTCTCCACCGGCTCCTCGATCATGCCGCAGAAGCGCAACCCGGACGCGGCGGAGCTGGTGCGGGCGAAGCCCGGCCGCATCAACGGCGCGCTGATCTCGCTGCTGACGGTGATGAAGGGCCTGCCGCTGACCTATTCGAAGGACATGCAGGAGGACAAGGAACAGGTCTTCGACGCGATCGACTCGCTGTCGCTGGCGCTGGCGGCGGCGACCGGCATGGTCCGCGACATGACGGTGAACGTCGAGGCGATGCGCCGCGCCGCCGGCCACGGCTATGCGACGGCCACCGACCTTGCCGACTGGCTGGTGCGCGAGGCCGGCCTGCCGTTCCGCGAGGCGCATCACGTCACCGGCCGGGCGGTGGCGACGGCCGAGGCGCAGGGCGTCGGGCTGGAGGCGCTGCCGTTCGAGGCGCTCCACGCCATCGACCCGCGCATCACCCGGGACGTCTATTCGGTGCTCGGCGTCGATGCCTCGGTGGAAAGCCGCACCAGTTTCGGCGGCACCGCGCCCGACAATGTCCGGGCGCAGATCGCCTACTGGCGCGGGCGTCTCGGCAAGACGGCGCGATAG
- the lysA gene encoding diaminopimelate decarboxylase, whose amino-acid sequence MNHFEIRDGALHAEGVPVERIAHDVGTPFYCYSSATLTRHYEVFSRAFADIDALVCYAMKANSNQAVLATLARLGAGADVVSGGELLRALRAGIAPEKIMFSGVGKTIPEIDLALAAGIFCFNVESEPELEVIAARAEAAGLTAPVSFRINPDVDARTHAKISTGKKSDKFGIAFDDALGIYDRARALPGIAVCGIDMHIGSQIIDLEPFDQAFERLAGLVRQLRGAGHTISHVDLGGGLGVPYRRDNAPPPEPTAYAEIVKRHVRDLGCQVVFEPGRLIAANAGILVTRVLYVKEAGDKVFVIVDAAMNDLVRPTLYDAWHDIHPVIEQPDGARMVADVVGPVCESGDFFARDRDLPRVKAGDLVYLSSAGAYGAVQSGTYNSRPLIAEVLVRDDDFFAVRPRQTIDELIALDRLPPWLDDTA is encoded by the coding sequence ATGAATCATTTCGAGATCAGGGACGGCGCCCTCCACGCCGAGGGCGTGCCCGTGGAGCGCATCGCGCACGACGTCGGCACGCCGTTCTACTGCTATTCCTCCGCGACCTTGACCCGCCACTACGAGGTGTTCAGCCGGGCCTTCGCCGACATCGACGCGCTGGTCTGCTACGCCATGAAGGCGAACTCAAACCAGGCGGTGCTGGCGACGCTGGCGCGGCTCGGCGCCGGCGCCGACGTCGTCTCGGGCGGCGAGCTGCTGCGGGCGCTGCGCGCCGGCATCGCGCCCGAGAAGATCATGTTCTCGGGCGTCGGCAAGACGATCCCGGAGATCGACCTGGCGCTCGCCGCCGGCATCTTCTGCTTCAACGTCGAGTCCGAGCCCGAGCTGGAAGTGATCGCCGCCCGCGCCGAGGCCGCCGGCCTGACCGCGCCGGTGTCCTTCCGGATCAACCCGGACGTCGACGCGCGCACCCACGCCAAGATCTCCACCGGCAAGAAGTCCGACAAGTTCGGCATCGCCTTCGACGACGCGCTCGGCATCTACGACCGGGCGCGGGCGCTGCCGGGCATCGCGGTGTGCGGCATCGACATGCATATCGGCAGCCAGATCATCGACCTCGAGCCGTTCGACCAGGCCTTCGAGCGGCTGGCCGGGCTGGTGCGGCAGCTGCGGGGCGCCGGCCACACCATCAGCCATGTCGATCTCGGCGGCGGGCTGGGCGTGCCCTACCGCCGCGACAACGCGCCGCCGCCGGAGCCGACCGCCTATGCCGAGATCGTCAAGCGCCACGTGCGCGACCTCGGCTGCCAGGTGGTGTTCGAGCCGGGCCGGCTGATCGCCGCCAATGCCGGCATCCTGGTGACCCGGGTGCTCTACGTGAAGGAGGCCGGCGACAAGGTCTTCGTCATCGTCGACGCGGCGATGAACGATTTGGTGCGCCCGACGCTCTACGACGCCTGGCACGACATCCACCCGGTGATCGAGCAGCCGGACGGCGCGCGCATGGTCGCCGACGTGGTCGGCCCGGTGTGCGAGAGCGGCGACTTCTTCGCGCGCGACCGCGACCTGCCGCGGGTGAAGGCCGGCGACCTCGTCTATCTCTCCTCGGCCGGCGCCTACGGGGCGGTGCAGTCGGGCACCTACAATTCCCGACCGCTGATCGCCGAGGTGCTGGTCCGGGACGACGATTTCTTTGCGGTGCGGCCGCGCCAGACGATCGACGAGCTGATCGCCCTCGACCGCCTCCCGCCCTGGCTCGACGACACCGCGTGA